In Ipomoea triloba cultivar NCNSP0323 chromosome 15, ASM357664v1, one genomic interval encodes:
- the LOC116005993 gene encoding BTB/POZ domain and ankyrin repeat-containing protein NOOT2-like isoform X2: MTLEDSLRSLSLDYLNLLINGQAFSDVTFSVEGRLVHAHRCILAARSLFFRKFFCGPESPGGGGGADPMGSRMGGAAASSPRGSGGGGGGGQVIPVNSVGYEVFLLMLQFLYSGQVSIVPQKHEPRPNCGERGCWHTHCTSAVDLALDTLAAARSFGVEQLALLTQKQLASMVEKASIEDVMKVLIASRKQDMHQLWTTCSHLVAKSGLPPEVLAKHLPIEVVAKIEELRLKFSIARRSIMPHHHHHHHHHHHDLSGAGAADLEDQKIRRMRRALDSSDVELVKLMVMGEGLNLDEALALHYAVENCSREVVKALLELGAADVNYPAGPAGKTPLHVAAEMVSPDMVAVLLDHHADPNVRTVDGITPLDILRTLTSDFLFKGAVPGLARIEPNKLRLCLELVQSAAMVISREEGNTAAAAAANPSSAAIYPPISEEHTSSISTGNIGNLNLDSRMVYLNLGAAAHHQMGCKMNDGDESSSRHSHHRHSSGGGGGCDPSSMYHHSHDY, from the exons ATGACTCTTGAAGACTCGTTAAGATCTCTGTCTTTAGATTATCTGAATCTGCTCATCAACGGGCAGGCGTTTAGCGATGTGACTTTTAGCGTGGAGGGGAGATTGGTTCATGCCCACAGGTGTATCTTGGCGGCGAGGAGTTTGTTCTTTAGGAAGTTTTTTTGCGGGCCGGAATCGCCGGGGGGCGGCGGGGGAGCGGACCCAATGGGGTCGAGGATGGGGGGAGCGGCGGCGTCGTCGCCTCGGGgatccggcggcggcggcggagggggGCAGGTGATTCCGGTGAACTCGGTTGGGTATGAGGTGTTTTTGTTGATGCTTCAGTTTTTGTATAGTGGGCAGGTGTCGATTGTGCCGCAAAAGCACGAGCCGCGGCCGAATTGTGGGGAGAGAGGGTGCTGGCACACCCATTGCACCTCCGCCGTCGATCTCGCGCTCGACACGCTCGCCGCCGCGAGATCTTTCGGGGTTGAACAGCTCGCTTTGCTCACCCAG AAGCAATTGGCGAGCATGGTGGAGAAGGCATCGATTGAGGATGTGATGAAGGTTTTGATTGCTTCGAGGAAGCAAGACATGCATCAGCTATGGACGACCTGTTCACATTTGGTGGCGAAATCGGGTCTGCCGCCGGAGGTGCTGGCGAAGCATTTGCCGATCGAGGTGGTGGCGAAGATTGAGGAGCTGCGGCTGAAATTCTCGATTGCGCGGCGGTCCATAATGCCTcatcaccaccatcaccatcaccaccaccaccacgacTTGAGTGGGGCCGGGGCGGCGGATCTCGAGGACCAGAAGATCCGCCGCATGAGAAGGGCGTTAGACTCGTCCGACGTGGAGCTCGTGAAGCTAATGGTGATGGGGGAAGGGCTGAATTTGGACGAGGCATTGGCGTTGCATTACGCCGTGGAGAATTGTAGCCGCGAAGTGGTGAAGGCGTTATTGGAGCTAGGCGCGGCGGATGTTAATTACCCCGCGGGTCCCGCGGGGAAAACGCCGCTCCACGTGGCGGCCGAGATGGTGTCGCCCGACATGGTGGCCGTCCTGCTAGACCACCACGCCGACCCGAACGTCCGTACCGTCGATGGAATCACCCCGCTCGACATCCTCCGAACCCTAACCTCCGATTTTCTCTTCAAAGGCGCCGTCCCAGGGCTAGCCCGCATAGAACCCAACAAACTCCGCCTTTGTCTCGAGCTCGTCCAATCCGCCGCCATGGTCATTTCCCGCGAAGAAGGCaacaccgccgccgccgcggcgGCCAACCCGTCCTCCGCCGCCATTTACCCGCCAATCAGCGAAGAACACACGTCCAGCATTAGCACCGGCAACATCGGCAACCTTAACCTCGACTCAAGAATGGTGTACCTAAACCTCGGCGCCGCCGCTCACCACCAAATGGGCTGCAAGATGAACGACGGAGATGAGAGCAGCAGCCGCCATAGCCACCACCGACAcagcagcggcggcggcggcggctgtgATCCATCGTCAATGTACCACCATTCTCACGACTACTGA
- the LOC116006922 gene encoding L-galactono-1,4-lactone dehydrogenase, mitochondrial, translating to MFRAHHFRRSLRSLLAHSHPHSNPHINPRLLCSLSSQPPSSDAEVRKYIGYTVLVLGCAAATYYSFPFPADAKHKKAQLFRYAPLPEDLHTVTNWSGTHEVQTRTFLQPESLQELEAAVKDSNEKKQKIRPVGSGLSPNGIGLTRAGMVNLGLMDKVLEVDKEKKRVTVQAGIRVQQLVDSIKEHGLTLQNFASIREQQVGGIVQVGAHGTGARLPPIDEQVISMKLVTPAKGTIEISEEKDPDLFYLARCGLGGLGVVAEVTLQCVERQELVEHTYISNMKDIKKNHKKLLSENKHVKYLHIPYTDAVVVVTCNPISKWKGPPKYKPKYSPEEAVGHVQDLYRESLKKYRSTENESEINELSFTELRDKLLALDPLNTDHVKKINQAEAEFWRKSEGYRVGWSDEILGFDCGGHQWVSETCFPAGTLSKPSMKDLEFIEQLMQLIEKESIPAPAPIEQRWTACSKSLMSPAYSSVDDDIFSWVGIIMYLPTMDARERKHITEEFFHYRHLTQAHLWDHYSAYEHWAKIEVPKDKEELQALQARLRKKFPVDEYNRARQELDPNRILSNNMLEKLFPSS from the exons ATGTTCAGAGCTCATCACTTCCGTCGCTCCCTCCGCTCTCTCCTCGCCCATTCCCACCCCCATTCCAATCCCCACATTAACCCGCGCCTCCTCTGCTCCCTCTCCTCTCAGCCCCCTTCCTCCGACGCCGAGGTCCGCAAGTACATCGGCTACACCGTGCTCGTCCTCGGCTGCGCCGCCGCCACCTACTACTCCTTCCCCTTCCCCGCCGACGCCAAGCACAAGAAGGCCCAGCTCTTCCGCTACGCCCCCTTGCCCGAGGATCTCCACACCGTCACCAATTGGAGCGGGACCCACGAGGTCCAGACCCGCACTTTCCTCCAGCCCGAGTCCCTGCAAGAGCTGGAGGCCGCTGTGAAAGATTCCAATGAGAAGAAGCAGAAGATCCGACCCGTGGGTTCGGGTCTGTCCCCGAACGGAATCGGGTTGACACGGGCTGGGATGGTGAATTTGGGATTGATGGATAAGGTCTTGGAAGTGGACAAAGAGAAGAAGAGGGTCACTGTGCAAGCCGGCATTAGGGTTCAGCAGCTTGTGGATTCGATTAAGGAACATGGTCTCACTCTCCAGAACTTTGCATCTATAAGGGAGCAACAAGTTGGTGGCATTGTTCAA GTTGGTGCTCATGGAACTGGTGCAAGGCTGCCCCCAATTGACGAGCAAGTTATCAGCATGAAATTGGTTACTCCTGCAAAAGGCACAATAGAGATTTCGGAAGAGAAGGATCCGGATCTCTTTTATCTAGCTCGATGTGGACTCGGGGGCTTAGGAGTTGTTGCAGAGGTCACACTTCAGTGTGTGGAGCGGCAGGAGCTTGTTGAGCACACATATATCTCTAACATGAAAGACATTAAGAAAAATCACAA AAAATTGCTATCTGAGAACAAGCATGTGAAATATTTGCACATTCCATACACTGATGCGGTTGTGGTTGTAACATGCAATCCTATCTCAAAATGGAAGGGTCCACCAAAATATAAACCGAAGTATTCTCCAGAAGAAGCTGTAGGACATGTACAAGATCTCTACCGAGAGTCATTGAAGAAGTACAG AAGTACAGAAAATGAATCCGAAATAAATGAGCTATCATTTACTGAATTGAGGGATAAACTGCTTGCGTTGGATCCACTGAACACAGACCACGTCAAAAAAATCAACCAAGCTGAGGCCGAATTTTGGAGAAAGTCAGAAGGGTACAGGGTAGGGTGGAGTGATGAAATTTTAGGGTTTGATTGTGGTGGTCATCAATGGGTCTCGGAAACTTGTTTTCCTGCGGGTACCCTTTCAAAACCAAGCATGAAAGATCTGGAATTCATAGAGCAACTAATGCAGCTTATAGAGAAAGAAAGCATACCTGCTCCTGCACCTATTGAGCAGAGATGGACAGCTTGCAGCAAGAGCCTGATGAGTCCGGCTTATAGTTCGGTGGATGATGATATTTTCTCATGG GTTGGGATAATCATGTATCTTCCAACAATGGATGCTCGTGAAAGAAAACATATAACCGAGGAATTTTTCCACTACAGACATTTGACACAAGCACATTTATGGGATCATTATTCTGCATATGAACATTGGGCCAAGATTGAG GTTCCAAAAGACAAGGAAGAACTACAAGCACTACAGGCGAGACTAAGGAAGAAATTCCCTGTGGATGAATACAACCGAGCACGCCAAGAGCTGGACCCCAATCGCATCCTTTCTAATAACATGCTTGAAAAGCTGTTCCCTTCGTCGTGA
- the LOC116005993 gene encoding BTB/POZ domain and ankyrin repeat-containing protein NOOT2-like isoform X1 yields MTLEDSLRSLSLDYLNLLINGQAFSDVTFSVEGRLVHAHRCILAARSLFFRKFFCGPESPGGGGGADPMGSRMGGAAASSPRGSGGGGGGGQVIPVNSVGYEVFLLMLQFLYSGQVSIVPQKHEPRPNCGERGCWHTHCTSAVDLALDTLAAARSFGVEQLALLTQQKQLASMVEKASIEDVMKVLIASRKQDMHQLWTTCSHLVAKSGLPPEVLAKHLPIEVVAKIEELRLKFSIARRSIMPHHHHHHHHHHHDLSGAGAADLEDQKIRRMRRALDSSDVELVKLMVMGEGLNLDEALALHYAVENCSREVVKALLELGAADVNYPAGPAGKTPLHVAAEMVSPDMVAVLLDHHADPNVRTVDGITPLDILRTLTSDFLFKGAVPGLARIEPNKLRLCLELVQSAAMVISREEGNTAAAAAANPSSAAIYPPISEEHTSSISTGNIGNLNLDSRMVYLNLGAAAHHQMGCKMNDGDESSSRHSHHRHSSGGGGGCDPSSMYHHSHDY; encoded by the exons ATGACTCTTGAAGACTCGTTAAGATCTCTGTCTTTAGATTATCTGAATCTGCTCATCAACGGGCAGGCGTTTAGCGATGTGACTTTTAGCGTGGAGGGGAGATTGGTTCATGCCCACAGGTGTATCTTGGCGGCGAGGAGTTTGTTCTTTAGGAAGTTTTTTTGCGGGCCGGAATCGCCGGGGGGCGGCGGGGGAGCGGACCCAATGGGGTCGAGGATGGGGGGAGCGGCGGCGTCGTCGCCTCGGGgatccggcggcggcggcggagggggGCAGGTGATTCCGGTGAACTCGGTTGGGTATGAGGTGTTTTTGTTGATGCTTCAGTTTTTGTATAGTGGGCAGGTGTCGATTGTGCCGCAAAAGCACGAGCCGCGGCCGAATTGTGGGGAGAGAGGGTGCTGGCACACCCATTGCACCTCCGCCGTCGATCTCGCGCTCGACACGCTCGCCGCCGCGAGATCTTTCGGGGTTGAACAGCTCGCTTTGCTCACCCAG CAGAAGCAATTGGCGAGCATGGTGGAGAAGGCATCGATTGAGGATGTGATGAAGGTTTTGATTGCTTCGAGGAAGCAAGACATGCATCAGCTATGGACGACCTGTTCACATTTGGTGGCGAAATCGGGTCTGCCGCCGGAGGTGCTGGCGAAGCATTTGCCGATCGAGGTGGTGGCGAAGATTGAGGAGCTGCGGCTGAAATTCTCGATTGCGCGGCGGTCCATAATGCCTcatcaccaccatcaccatcaccaccaccaccacgacTTGAGTGGGGCCGGGGCGGCGGATCTCGAGGACCAGAAGATCCGCCGCATGAGAAGGGCGTTAGACTCGTCCGACGTGGAGCTCGTGAAGCTAATGGTGATGGGGGAAGGGCTGAATTTGGACGAGGCATTGGCGTTGCATTACGCCGTGGAGAATTGTAGCCGCGAAGTGGTGAAGGCGTTATTGGAGCTAGGCGCGGCGGATGTTAATTACCCCGCGGGTCCCGCGGGGAAAACGCCGCTCCACGTGGCGGCCGAGATGGTGTCGCCCGACATGGTGGCCGTCCTGCTAGACCACCACGCCGACCCGAACGTCCGTACCGTCGATGGAATCACCCCGCTCGACATCCTCCGAACCCTAACCTCCGATTTTCTCTTCAAAGGCGCCGTCCCAGGGCTAGCCCGCATAGAACCCAACAAACTCCGCCTTTGTCTCGAGCTCGTCCAATCCGCCGCCATGGTCATTTCCCGCGAAGAAGGCaacaccgccgccgccgcggcgGCCAACCCGTCCTCCGCCGCCATTTACCCGCCAATCAGCGAAGAACACACGTCCAGCATTAGCACCGGCAACATCGGCAACCTTAACCTCGACTCAAGAATGGTGTACCTAAACCTCGGCGCCGCCGCTCACCACCAAATGGGCTGCAAGATGAACGACGGAGATGAGAGCAGCAGCCGCCATAGCCACCACCGACAcagcagcggcggcggcggcggctgtgATCCATCGTCAATGTACCACCATTCTCACGACTACTGA